The proteins below are encoded in one region of Chitinophagaceae bacterium:
- a CDS encoding peptidase M10, producing the protein MALAQLVHTSNQLIIHSHFYFYGDAASEELAKQIATDIDQHWNEPKASIQLKGKRYDVVFDIKGFYEPQLEPETVWYNTDPKMFYFRIEEYSPMHVSFVDGLGCNTGYFKLANLLQTSTTAAHEYGHMLGLHHPDELDIRGQGTPGIMYPRGTICDPHYQYDSAAAPGETGGTLDPQHRKVLIGDIEALNLHKLRFDEKGFAALGDFTSIYHSHYLPEE; encoded by the coding sequence CATTCATTCCCATTTTTATTTTTATGGTGATGCAGCAAGCGAAGAGCTTGCTAAACAAATTGCGACTGATATTGATCAGCACTGGAATGAGCCCAAAGCAAGTATTCAGCTGAAAGGCAAGAGGTACGATGTGGTATTTGATATCAAAGGATTCTATGAACCGCAATTGGAACCGGAAACAGTTTGGTATAATACCGATCCCAAAATGTTTTACTTCCGTATTGAGGAATATTCACCCATGCATGTTTCTTTTGTTGATGGGTTGGGCTGCAATACCGGTTATTTTAAGTTGGCGAATTTGTTGCAAACTTCAACAACTGCAGCACATGAGTACGGGCATATGCTCGGGCTTCATCATCCCGATGAATTGGATATAAGAGGGCAGGGAACTCCCGGCATCATGTATCCAAGAGGAACGATCTGTGATCCGCATTACCAATATGATTCTGCCGCTGCTCCCGGAGAGACAGGAGGAACACTTGATCCGCAGCATCGCAAAGTGCTCATCGGCGATATTGAAGCGTTGAATTTGCATAAACTCCGTTTTGATGAAAAGGGTTTTGCCGCTCTTGGAGATTTTACAAGCATTTATCATTCGCATTACCTTCCCGAAGAATAA